The Rhizobium rhizogenes sequence GCATAGGTCAGCTTGGAGTCGTTCCTGACGGATTCCGCATCGGACGCCGAAATGCGTTCGGCGATATCGAGGTCGCCGGCGCGAAGGTTTGCAAGCTTCACGGTCGTATCGGGGATCGGCAGATAGACGACCTTGTCGACGAGGACCTTGTCCTTGTCCCAATAGTCAGCGAATTTCTCGAGCACGATACGGTCCTGCTGGATACGCTCGACAAATTTGAACGGCCCGGCACAAACCGGTTTCGAACCAAAATTCGCGCCCAGTTCCTTGGCCGCCTTCGGTTCAACGATCATGCCGGCGCGGTCGGAAAGCTGTGCCAGCAGGGTAACGTCGGGCGTCTTCAGCGTGAATTTCACCTCCAGCGGTCCCGCCGCCTCAACCTTCTCGACCGAGGAGAGCTCGCTTTTGCGGCGCGATTCCGGCAGCGTCATATTGCGCTCGATGGTCGCGACCACGGCAGCCGCATCAAGCGTCTCGCCATTGTGGAATTTGACACCATCGCGGATTTTCATGGTCAGCACCTTGCCGCCTTCGGACCATGCCCATTCGGTGGCGAGCTGGGGCACGATCTTCATGTCCTGCGAAATATCCACCAGCTTGTCGCACATCGCGGTGTAGACGATGCGGCCGACGAAGGTGCGCGATTGCGCAGGGTCGAGTACATCGGCATCGTCATTGAGGCCGATGCGCAATTCGGACGATAGCGCCGGTGCGGCGAGCAATGCGCTTGCCAGTAGCGCCGCAGTCAAAGTCTGGATCTTTTTCATGTTCGTTCCTCTGGTCTGGTTATTTTGACTTTTTGTCATTGGCCGCCCCTTGCGGGACGACAGTTTTCATCCGCGGCCTCAGGAGGCCTCGGTCAGCGAATTATCAGCCTCAGCCGCATTGCCCTCCCCGGTGTCTTCCTCCAGAAAGCCGAGCGAGGTGGCGCGGATCAGCCTTTCCTGATGCATGAGAAGATGCTGGCGCATGGCTTCACCGGCGCGCGCCGGATCGCGGCCGGCAATGGCTTCGACAATGGCCATATGCTGTTCGAAAGACGCCCTGCCATTCGTGCCGCTGCGCCGGGCAAGCTCGCGGATCGACTGCCATGCATCGTCCTGGCGAATGCGGTTGACGACATCGAAGATCGACAGGAAAAGCTTGTTGCCGGCGCTCTGGGCGATCTGGCGATGGAGCGAGCCATCCCATAATTCCTTGGCGTCGGCATCCGTGCTCTGGCCGGTCTTTTGAACAAGCGCACGCATGCGCTCCACCTCGGCCGGTTTGGCGCGCATGGCCGCAAGCTGCGCCAGCTGCGGTTCTATGCGCAGGCGCACTTCCATGATTTCCATGAAATCCGTTCCGGCGACCAGTTCCGTGACCTGGGCGGACCAATCATCCGGTTTTTCACCCACAAAGGTTCCGGCCCCCTGCCGCCGCCAGATCAGACCTTCGGCTTCCAGAACCTCCAGCGCCCGGCGGATCGAACGGCGGCCGACGTTAAAAGTCTCCGCAAAGGCCCGTTCCGTCGGCAGACGCCCATCCCTCGCGAGATGATTCGCCTGAATATAGTCACGCAACCGCGCCAAGGCGTAGTTGGAATTGTCGTTAGGGCCTGCTGCCACGCCGCACCATTTGTCTGAACCAATCTGATATTGGTTCATTTGGTGAGAAATTTTTGCCGACGTCAAGCGCATTTTTGAGCGACGATTTTTCACGCTCAAAATATGGGCATGTGGCGTTTTTTTGAAAGTGAAGTGCGGCGCATGCGCATGACGTTTTCACGCGCCCTCTGCTCCTCAAGGCCCGATGGAAAGCTGGATGCGTCCCGACAGACGCTCGCCGGGCGGGATGATCCTGCCACCAAACACTTCCCGCTGCGTCTCAGGCAGGCCAAGCGCTCCGGCGGCCATGGACACTGGTTCTAGGCAAAGATAGCGGTCCATGCGGTGAACAGCGAGATGGCCAAAAATGGGATCGGCCTCGATCAGCAGCGAAAACCTGTCAAATTGCACATGCGCATTTGACCAGTCGGTATAATGCAACGTGTAGCCCGTTGCGGCGGGAATGGCGGTGTTGTGGCGAGGGACTGCCGGCTGGCCGGTCGGCAGGTTCTGCGGGTCCAGCGGATATTGCAGCCTTGCGTCCGTGCGCGCGTCGCAACCAAGGCCGGCGGCCAGATAGGGATGCCAGCCCAGCGCCATCGGCGCGGGCACGTCCGCCAGATTGGTAATCGACAAGTTCACGGTGAGGCCGGTGTTTTCAAGCAGAAAAGACTGTTCGGCGCGGAAGGAAAAGGGCCATTCCCCGTCAGCCTCATAGTCAAGTAACAGCCGTGCCCGATCCGAATCCAGATCGGAAACCTCCCATGCGCGCCGGTGAGCAGGTCCATGCATGGCATCCGGCGCGAGCGCGGGATGTGGCAGGAGGTCATGGCGGATGCCGGCATGAACGAAGGAGCCGCCATAAAGCCGGTTGTGATAAGGGAACAGCGGATAGGCTCCGGCGCGTGGCCAGTTGAGCGGCTCGAAACCCTCCTCACCCGTCGGCACCAGAATATCGCCGTGGTCGACATGGTGCAGATGGGTCATCCTGCCGCCCCATGCGGGTCGCAGGCGGGCCGAAAGCGGCCCGCAGCTTATCGCAATCGTTTCAGGCAAAGGCATAGGATCCGTCAGGCCGTTTTGGCACCCGTCTTTGCCAGTGAACATAACCATCTTCCTGCATGGCTTTTTCATCCATCTCGACGCCCCAGCCGGGGCGATCCGGCCTCAGTTCCAGATATCCGTCCTTCGGCAGATAGGGGTCGACGACATAACGGGTTTCATCCTCGCGTTTTTCCAGATCGGTGCCGCCATAGACGTAGCATTGCCCTTTCGGCAGCCGGTATTCGAGGATACGGAAATTCTGCTGGGCGGCGGAGAAATGCACGTTGACGGCGGTGGCGAGCGGCCCCATCGGGTTATGCGGCGCGATGCTGACGAAATGGGCTTCCGCAAGCGTGGCGATGCGGCGCATCTCCGAAATGCCGCCGACGACGCAGACGTCGGGCTGGATAATATCCGCACCCTTTACCTGAAGAAGGCGAAGGAACTCATTGCGATTATAGAGGCTTTCACCCGTTGCCAGCGTGCAGTTCAGCCCCTGTTTCAGGTCTCCCCACATCTCGATGTTCTCCGGACGCAAAGGCTCTTCGAAAAACAGCGGATCGTAAGGGGCAAGCGCGTTGCCAAGCTGGCGGGCGGCCGCAGGCTCGAAAATCTTGGCATGGGCATCGAAGGCGATATCGTAATCGGGCCGCACGGTTTCACGCAGCGAGCGGAAATATTCGGCGGAACTGCGCACCACCTCGCCCCAGCGATGCGCGTGAATATCGAGGCGCCACGGGCTGAGCTTGAAGGCCGTGAAGCCCCAGTCCTCATTCAGACGGTCGAACTCTTCCTTTGCAGCTGGCGCGTCCGGAGCCGTGTAGACCCCGGCATAGACCTTGATACGGTCGCGCACTTCGCCGCCCAGCAGCTTGTAGACCGGCACCCCCGCCGCCTTTGCGGCAAGGTCCCACAGGCAATGGTCCAGCGCCGAAATGGCCGAGAGACCCAGCGCGCCGGGCGGAAAACGGTTTTGCTGCAGAAGGAGATTGTAGAGATATTCAACCCGCGTCGGGTCCTGCCCGGCAAGGAAGCCGTAGAGGTAATCCAGCAACGGCGGCAAGGCGAGATCGGGGCCGTGATTGTAACATTCGCCCCAGCCGGTCAGACCGTCATCGGTATCGAGAGCGACGACAACGCGGGGACGGTCCTTGTCGCGGGTGACGAATACCCGCATGCGATCGATTTTCATGCTTTAGTCTTCCTCGTGAATTGCAGGATGCAACGACCGCGACGTTATCGGGCCGCAACCCCGTTCTTGATCTCGGATGGCTCGACATAGCGGAACCTTCGGGTGCGATCCCGGTCGCGCGGGTCGGGGCGCGGAATGGCGGAAAGAAGCGCCTGCGTGTAAGGGTGATCCGGCGCGTTGCAGACCTTTTCCGCCTCTCCCACTTCCACCAGCTTGCCGCGATACATCACCCCGACGCGGTCGCACATGTAGCGGATGACGCCGATATCGTGGCTGATGAAGATGTAAGCGAGGCCAAGCTCGTCCTGCAGCCGCATGAGCAGATCGAGCACCTGGAACCGCACCGAAACATCCAGCGCCGAGGTCGCCTCGTCAGCCACGATGATGCGCGGCTTCAGCGTGATGGCGCGGGCGATGCCAATGCGCTGGCGCTGGCCGCCCGAAAAGGCGTGCGGGTATCGCTCACGCCCGGTCGGGTCGAGACCCACCTGCTCCATCAGCGCGCAAACGCGCTCATCCAGTTCCCTGCCCCTGGCAATGCCGTTGACCAGCAACGGCTCGCCGATCACCTGCGCCACCGTCATACGCGGATTGAGCGAGCCGAACGGGTCCTGAAACACCATGCGCAATTCGCGCCGTGCGGCTTTCAGCTCGGCGCCTTCGATTTTGGCGAGGTCGACCACCGTGCCATCCGCCCGGCGATAGCGCATTTCGCCGCCGGTCGGATCGTAAAGGCGCATGATGGAGCGACCCATCGTGGTCTTGCCGGAACCGCTTTCGCCGACAATGCCGAGCGTCTCGCCGGGCAGCAGCTTGATCGAGACGCCATCCAGCGCCTTCATCTCACCGAAATGCATGGAGAGGTCGTTCACTTCGAGAATGGGTGCTGCGGCAAGATCGAGCGGCGGGCGGGCAAGCCGGATTTCCGCTTTCTGCTCCAGTTTCAGCACCGAGCCGATCAACATGCGGGTATAGGGGTCCTGCGGATTGTGGAATATCTCATCGACGGTGCCATATTCCTTGGCGACGCCGTGATGCATGACCAGCACGTCATCGGCAATCTGCGCCACCACGCCCATATCGTGGGTGATGAACAGCACCGCCATGCCATGCGCCTTTTGCAGCCGCGATATCAGGTCGAGGATTTCGGCCTGTGTGGTGACATCAAGCGCTGTCGTCGGCTCGTCGGCGATCAGAAGCTGCGGCTTGCAGGCCAGCGCCATGGCGATCATGGCTCGCTGGCGCATACCGCCCGAATACTGGAAGGCGTAGCGATCCAGCGCCTTTTCAGGATTGGGAATTTCCACCTGCCGCAACAGCTCGATGGCCTCGGCCCGCGCCTGCGCCTTGCTCATCTTCAAATGCAGGCGCAGGACCTCGGTGATCTGGTCACCGACCGTGTGCACGGGTGAAAGCGACGACATCGGCTCCTGAAAGATCATCGCGATATCGGCGCCACGCACCGAGCGGATCGCCCGGCTGCGCGGATCGAGCTTTGCCAGATCGAGAGACGTGCCATCGGCGCGGTTGAGGATGATCGACCCGGACGCGATGCGGCCGGGGCTGTCGATGATCTGCAGGATGGAGCGGGCGGTGACGGATTTGCCGGAACCGCTTTCGCCGACGACGCAGAGCGTCTTGCCGGGATCGATGGAGAAAGACAGATCGTTGACCGCCCGGAAAACGCCGTTTCTGACCGGAAATTCAGTGACCAGACTACGGACTTCAAGCAGCGGCTTGGCTGGCTTCATGGAGAGAATGTCGCTCATCCGGGGCCTCACTTGTTATAGGGGTCGGCTGCATCGCGCAGGCCGTCGCCGAGCAGATTGAGCGCCATGACGGCAATGACGACAGCCACACCTGGCAGGAACAGCCAGGGTGCGGTTGCGATCGAGCGGATATTCTGCGCCTCGCGAAGCAAAACGCCCCAGGAAATCGTCGGCGGCTGGAGACCGAGACCGAGGAAGGACAGCGATGTTTCCGCAAGGATCATCGCCGGAACCGCGAGCGTGACCGAGGCGATGATATGGCTCGAAAAGCTCGGCAGCATATGGCGGAAGATGATGCGCCCTTCCGGCACGCCATCCAGCCGCGCCGCGGCCACGAATTCTTCGGTTCTGAGCGACAGGAACCGGCCGCGCACGACACGGGCAAGCTGCGCCCAGCCGGTCAGGGACAGGATGATGGTGATCATCATATATTGCAGCGTGGCGGGCCAGCCCTGCGGCAGCGCGGCGGCCAGCGCCAGCCAGATTGGAATGGTGGGAAGCGAGAGCACGAAGTCGATCACGCGCTGCATGACGAAATCGATGCGGCCGCCGTAATAACCTGAAATGCCTCCGAGAACGACGCCGAGCAGCAGCGAGAAGAACACGCCGACAAGACCGATGGACAGGGAGACCTGCGCGCCCTGCACCACGCGGCTGAAAACATCGCGCCCGAGGCGATCCGCGCCGAAGAGGAAGAGCGGGCGCGTTTTATCGGTGGAGGCCAGCAGATGGATATCCGTGGTGAACAGGCCGAACACGGAATATTCGTAACCGCGACCGAAAAACTGGACCGGGATTTTCTTGGCCGTATCTTCGACGAACACCGCCGCCAGCGTTTCAGGATTGCGGGTCAGCTTCAGCGGATAATAATGCAGCCCGAGCGAAAAACC is a genomic window containing:
- a CDS encoding ABC transporter substrate-binding protein, which encodes MKKIQTLTAALLASALLAAPALSSELRIGLNDDADVLDPAQSRTFVGRIVYTAMCDKLVDISQDMKIVPQLATEWAWSEGGKVLTMKIRDGVKFHNGETLDAAAVVATIERNMTLPESRRKSELSSVEKVEAAGPLEVKFTLKTPDVTLLAQLSDRAGMIVEPKAAKELGANFGSKPVCAGPFKFVERIQQDRIVLEKFADYWDKDKVLVDKVVYLPIPDTTVKLANLRAGDLDIAERISASDAESVRNDSKLTYADIIGPGYMAMYVNMNNGARADNPLGKDKRLRQAFSYAIDREAIGQIVFEGTSKGGNQAFPPTSPWFNQSLPVPPRDIDKAKQLMKEAGYEKLDVELQHANNTTQTQMMQVIQSMVAEAGFNVTLKATEFATLLSEQTAGNYQLSRSDWSGRIDPDGNLHQFVTCKGGINDVKYCNPEVDKLLNEARASTEDAVRKEKYDAASVILNDDMPIIYLGHQPYAYAISNKVKGWAPSPDGMIRLLGVSKD
- a CDS encoding FadR/GntR family transcriptional regulator, yielding MNQYQIGSDKWCGVAAGPNDNSNYALARLRDYIQANHLARDGRLPTERAFAETFNVGRRSIRRALEVLEAEGLIWRRQGAGTFVGEKPDDWSAQVTELVAGTDFMEIMEVRLRIEPQLAQLAAMRAKPAEVERMRALVQKTGQSTDADAKELWDGSLHRQIAQSAGNKLFLSIFDVVNRIRQDDAWQSIRELARRSGTNGRASFEQHMAIVEAIAGRDPARAGEAMRQHLLMHQERLIRATSLGFLEEDTGEGNAAEADNSLTEAS
- a CDS encoding galactose mutarotase, which translates into the protein MPLPETIAISCGPLSARLRPAWGGRMTHLHHVDHGDILVPTGEEGFEPLNWPRAGAYPLFPYHNRLYGGSFVHAGIRHDLLPHPALAPDAMHGPAHRRAWEVSDLDSDRARLLLDYEADGEWPFSFRAEQSFLLENTGLTVNLSITNLADVPAPMALGWHPYLAAGLGCDARTDARLQYPLDPQNLPTGQPAVPRHNTAIPAATGYTLHYTDWSNAHVQFDRFSLLIEADPIFGHLAVHRMDRYLCLEPVSMAAGALGLPETQREVFGGRIIPPGERLSGRIQLSIGP
- a CDS encoding galactarate dehydratase, producing the protein MKIDRMRVFVTRDKDRPRVVVALDTDDGLTGWGECYNHGPDLALPPLLDYLYGFLAGQDPTRVEYLYNLLLQQNRFPPGALGLSAISALDHCLWDLAAKAAGVPVYKLLGGEVRDRIKVYAGVYTAPDAPAAKEEFDRLNEDWGFTAFKLSPWRLDIHAHRWGEVVRSSAEYFRSLRETVRPDYDIAFDAHAKIFEPAAARQLGNALAPYDPLFFEEPLRPENIEMWGDLKQGLNCTLATGESLYNRNEFLRLLQVKGADIIQPDVCVVGGISEMRRIATLAEAHFVSIAPHNPMGPLATAVNVHFSAAQQNFRILEYRLPKGQCYVYGGTDLEKREDETRYVVDPYLPKDGYLELRPDRPGWGVEMDEKAMQEDGYVHWQRRVPKRPDGSYAFA
- a CDS encoding ABC transporter ATP-binding protein, which gives rise to MSDILSMKPAKPLLEVRSLVTEFPVRNGVFRAVNDLSFSIDPGKTLCVVGESGSGKSVTARSILQIIDSPGRIASGSIILNRADGTSLDLAKLDPRSRAIRSVRGADIAMIFQEPMSSLSPVHTVGDQITEVLRLHLKMSKAQARAEAIELLRQVEIPNPEKALDRYAFQYSGGMRQRAMIAMALACKPQLLIADEPTTALDVTTQAEILDLISRLQKAHGMAVLFITHDMGVVAQIADDVLVMHHGVAKEYGTVDEIFHNPQDPYTRMLIGSVLKLEQKAEIRLARPPLDLAAAPILEVNDLSMHFGEMKALDGVSIKLLPGETLGIVGESGSGKTTMGRSIMRLYDPTGGEMRYRRADGTVVDLAKIEGAELKAARRELRMVFQDPFGSLNPRMTVAQVIGEPLLVNGIARGRELDERVCALMEQVGLDPTGRERYPHAFSGGQRQRIGIARAITLKPRIIVADEATSALDVSVRFQVLDLLMRLQDELGLAYIFISHDIGVIRYMCDRVGVMYRGKLVEVGEAEKVCNAPDHPYTQALLSAIPRPDPRDRDRTRRFRYVEPSEIKNGVAAR
- a CDS encoding ABC transporter permease yields the protein MSDITMTTNARQDRAAVASQWQLIWWAFKRHKLAMAALFITIAMYIVALVPGFFAINDPVLQNARATFHPPQRVHFVDTTEGFSLGLHYYPLKLTRNPETLAAVFVEDTAKKIPVQFFGRGYEYSVFGLFTTDIHLLASTDKTRPLFLFGADRLGRDVFSRVVQGAQVSLSIGLVGVFFSLLLGVVLGGISGYYGGRIDFVMQRVIDFVLSLPTIPIWLALAAALPQGWPATLQYMMITIILSLTGWAQLARVVRGRFLSLRTEEFVAAARLDGVPEGRIIFRHMLPSFSSHIIASVTLAVPAMILAETSLSFLGLGLQPPTISWGVLLREAQNIRSIATAPWLFLPGVAVVIAVMALNLLGDGLRDAADPYNK